The following coding sequences are from one Candidatus Kapaibacterium sp. window:
- a CDS encoding OmpA family protein, with amino-acid sequence MKLILHVICVGLLLQITTSRLSGADENIYYIGVSAGSNYIYNTTEKPYIKSDPKCGEFDTGTAQGINAALKLGFRLIPGLISLEGRLMFDNRPFGMTGSSDCFEVIDPVSDEYVPFVRSHYYDGTLDYVILDLGVNIYPISAIPVALRLSFDAGNPLVKSDYTLKEAVSSPSSVAFSDGSQSRMNESGELKTASTSLGAGAALMYNMYLGDNWSVDFELGYRYGINSALSDIEQKSDIVRANAGLSYHFGGTKPEVPKKIEPEIKPIEKEIEPIAEIIPPKEKIILSVSANPINVKETIVTQTFPILPYYFFDENSKELDNKYVSNIAASSFDEQKLNKETMTIYYNSLDIIGKRLSKSDSKIRIVGYSDGKENASLDERKSLAESRAKSVAKYFSSKWNIPSERLLIESGDIPNNFTNFDYEEAASENRRVELFSENPDILAPVLHSQFSEYNYNPEDLHFNLELNRNTKLEYQIETSDRNYFSNKIQKEIDSRYYKANYNVKSDIFREIISKSKSENIKLVVNAESKDTTEKYEIPLNIKIETEKFEIGRLNLIVFDFDKATMSNPNRNLVAEFSKDAIKPNSDIFITGTTDMLGGQEYNMTLSQRRADNTQQIINSVLPNTNFVNVVGIGSDKPRYDNKLPEGRFYNRTVLIEVKTPIDK; translated from the coding sequence TTGAAGTTAATACTACATGTGATTTGCGTTGGTTTGCTGCTCCAGATAACGACTTCGAGACTTTCGGGGGCAGATGAGAATATTTACTACATCGGTGTTAGCGCCGGTAGCAACTACATTTACAACACCACAGAGAAGCCCTACATCAAGTCGGACCCGAAGTGTGGCGAGTTTGATACGGGAACTGCACAGGGCATAAACGCAGCATTGAAGCTGGGATTCAGGCTGATACCCGGCTTGATTTCACTCGAAGGCAGGCTGATGTTTGATAATCGCCCATTCGGCATGACCGGCAGCAGTGATTGCTTTGAGGTAATCGACCCCGTAAGCGATGAGTACGTACCCTTCGTCCGAAGCCACTACTACGACGGCACTTTGGACTATGTCATCCTTGATTTAGGCGTGAACATCTACCCTATTTCGGCGATTCCGGTCGCGTTGAGATTGTCGTTCGATGCCGGAAATCCCTTAGTGAAGAGTGACTATACGCTAAAAGAGGCAGTGTCATCGCCTTCGAGTGTGGCGTTTTCCGATGGTTCGCAAAGCAGAATGAATGAATCGGGCGAATTGAAAACGGCATCAACTTCCTTGGGAGCGGGTGCAGCACTGATGTACAACATGTATTTGGGCGATAATTGGAGCGTTGATTTCGAGCTTGGCTATCGATATGGCATAAATTCTGCGTTGTCGGACATTGAGCAGAAATCTGATATTGTCAGGGCTAATGCGGGATTAAGCTATCATTTCGGTGGCACTAAACCCGAAGTTCCAAAGAAAATTGAACCTGAAATTAAGCCAATTGAAAAAGAAATTGAGCCAATCGCAGAAATTATTCCTCCGAAAGAGAAAATTATTTTGAGCGTTTCGGCGAATCCAATTAATGTAAAAGAGACAATCGTAACACAGACTTTCCCGATTTTGCCCTACTATTTTTTCGATGAGAATTCTAAGGAACTCGACAATAAATATGTATCAAATATAGCCGCCTCGAGTTTTGATGAACAAAAACTGAACAAAGAGACTATGACAATTTATTACAATAGCTTGGATATAATTGGTAAAAGATTGAGTAAAAGCGACTCAAAAATCCGAATTGTGGGCTATTCAGACGGTAAAGAAAATGCTTCCTTAGATGAGCGGAAATCATTGGCTGAATCAAGGGCAAAGTCAGTTGCAAAATATTTTTCGTCCAAATGGAATATTCCAAGCGAACGTTTGTTAATCGAATCGGGAGATATACCGAATAATTTTACTAATTTCGACTACGAAGAAGCTGCTTCGGAAAATCGTCGAGTGGAGCTTTTCTCTGAAAATCCTGATATTTTAGCTCCGGTTTTGCATAGCCAATTTTCGGAATATAACTACAACCCTGAAGATTTGCACTTTAATTTGGAGCTTAATAGAAATACAAAACTTGAATATCAGATAGAAACGTCTGATAGAAATTATTTTTCAAATAAAATACAAAAAGAAATTGATTCAAGATATTATAAAGCAAATTATAATGTAAAATCGGATATTTTCAGAGAAATAATTTCAAAATCAAAAAGCGAAAATATTAAATTAGTTGTCAACGCTGAAAGCAAGGACACGACTGAGAAATACGAGATTCCGTTGAATATAAAAATCGAAACGGAGAAATTTGAAATAGGGAGATTGAATTTAATTGTTTTTGATTTCGATAAAGCTACAATGAGTAACCCAAATCGGAACTTAGTAGCCGAATTTTCAAAAGATGCAATTAAGCCGAATTCTGATATTTTTATTACAGGAACAACAGATATGTTAGGCGGTCAGGAATACAATATGACCTTATCACAACGCAGAGCAGACAATACTCAACAAATAATTAACTCAGTTTTGCCCAATACAAACTTCGTAAACGTGGTTGGGATTGGTTCAGATAAACCGAGATATGACAATAAGTTACCTGAAGGACGATTTTATAACAGAACAGTTCTAATCGAA
- a CDS encoding tyrosine-type recombinase/integrase, whose translation MSRPRTQSSDRWYLRKGHRYYYFGYCYRRDDRVHVHIIKSDLNPFRFRFSLGIPWTPGNKEYALQELEKAIDFHFTTKIKDETIGSVSNEPVMLSDLVDKYYKLFYQEFPISTKYLTDRTLKYFFEDSDFYLEDIDKIRNHIEDKLVGIKRQYHPNYIRKLTSHLSRVFKYAHSRGMIKYNPVLIDSIPEIVNYKKISYTTEQVLAIINYFKAKQKYDMYYLCRYHAVTGVRLVESLRFFNTDIDKQNNIITIHGKGTSKMKVKTREFPMSIFPELFDIVEGIQDTCMDKTTGKMFPWIASVHPHEHLRTAKRELGINVDKGFHPIRAWRENHLIKVVGIAPHIVAELLGHTQVVQREHYVTALGGKVIESLVNQ comes from the coding sequence ATGTCAAGACCAAGAACCCAAAGTAGTGACCGTTGGTATTTACGTAAGGGTCATAGATATTACTATTTCGGTTATTGTTACCGCCGTGATGACCGTGTGCATGTACATATCATAAAATCGGATCTGAATCCATTCAGATTTCGGTTCAGTTTAGGCATTCCTTGGACTCCCGGCAACAAAGAATATGCACTTCAGGAACTTGAAAAAGCTATTGATTTTCATTTTACAACTAAAATTAAGGATGAAACAATTGGAAGCGTATCGAATGAACCTGTGATGTTAAGCGACTTAGTAGATAAGTATTATAAGCTGTTTTATCAGGAGTTCCCGATAAGCACAAAGTATTTGACCGACAGAACATTAAAGTACTTTTTTGAAGATTCTGATTTCTATCTGGAAGATATTGACAAAATCCGGAATCATATTGAAGATAAATTGGTTGGCATTAAACGGCAATATCATCCTAATTACATTCGTAAACTGACAAGCCATTTATCGCGAGTATTCAAATATGCTCATAGTCGTGGTATGATTAAATACAATCCGGTGTTGATTGATTCAATTCCTGAAATTGTAAATTACAAAAAGATAAGCTACACCACAGAGCAGGTTTTAGCGATTATAAATTATTTCAAGGCAAAGCAGAAGTATGACATGTATTATTTGTGTCGCTATCACGCTGTTACAGGGGTAAGATTGGTGGAATCGCTTCGTTTCTTTAATACAGACATAGATAAGCAAAATAATATAATTACTATCCATGGTAAAGGCACTTCAAAAATGAAAGTCAAGACGAGGGAATTCCCAATGAGCATATTCCCTGAGTTATTTGACATCGTAGAGGGCATTCAAGACACTTGCATGGATAAAACGACAGGAAAGATGTTCCCTTGGATAGCGAGTGTTCACCCTCATGAACATCTAAGGACTGCAAAACGTGAGTTAGGGATTAATGTAGATAAGGGCTTCCACCCTATTCGGGCTTGGCGAGAGAATCATCTAATCAAAGTAGTTGGCATTGCACCTCACATTGTAGCGGAATTGCTTGGACATACGCAAGTCGTGCAGCGAGAACATTACGTAACGGCATTAGGTGGCAAAGTGATTGAAAGTTTAGTGAATCAATAA
- the ric gene encoding iron-sulfur cluster repair di-iron protein — MDLNTSQTIGSFVANDYRTATVFQKYGIDFCCKGGRTIEEVSQKKNISPDALLNELNDAVKQSNGSSIDFRTWEPDLLADYIERKHHRYVRQTIPALLQFLDKLCEVHGGNHPELFEIRSEFSASAEQLSLHMEKEEQVLFPIVRKMVASKLNSSEAPNNIGGIQNPIEIMMQEHETEGDRFRKIAELSNNYATPADGCTTYRVAYSLLKEFESDLHFHIHLENNILFPTALKMESEFNVN, encoded by the coding sequence ATGGATTTGAATACATCACAAACGATTGGCTCGTTCGTAGCGAATGACTACCGTACAGCCACAGTTTTCCAGAAGTACGGAATAGACTTCTGCTGCAAAGGCGGACGTACTATCGAGGAAGTTTCGCAGAAGAAAAATATTTCCCCTGATGCCTTGCTCAATGAACTAAATGATGCCGTCAAGCAGTCAAATGGCAGCTCAATTGATTTTCGGACTTGGGAGCCCGATTTGTTAGCTGATTATATCGAACGGAAACACCATAGATATGTTCGCCAAACGATTCCCGCGTTGTTGCAATTTCTCGATAAATTATGCGAAGTTCACGGCGGAAATCATCCTGAACTTTTCGAGATTAGGTCGGAATTTTCAGCTTCTGCCGAACAATTATCGTTGCATATGGAAAAAGAAGAGCAAGTGCTGTTCCCAATTGTCAGGAAAATGGTGGCATCAAAATTGAATAGTTCTGAAGCACCAAACAACATCGGCGGTATTCAAAATCCAATCGAGATAATGATGCAAGAGCACGAGACCGAAGGCGACAGATTCCGTAAGATAGCCGAACTAAGCAATAACTATGCAACACCGGCTGACGGATGTACTACTTACAGAGTTGCATATTCACTTTTGAAAGAATTTGAGAGCGATTTGCATTTCCATATTCATTTGGAGAACAATATTTTGTTTCCAACTGCTCTGAAAATGGAAAGTGAATTTAACGTAAATTAA